One region of Scophthalmus maximus strain ysfricsl-2021 chromosome 13, ASM2237912v1, whole genome shotgun sequence genomic DNA includes:
- the mpl gene encoding thrombopoietin receptor, with product MHEKKRVIPQSTMNSPRRWEMLLIIVWIEVSFVPGILCKDEAVRHLSRKDVLRLKEEQDPKCFTRTGRDFTCFFEAADNRTYDLLYKVSSMPRENRCDVSVLRPEEDIFLHVCSFPSTDVLLFVEMHLEVVEHDTNASVCRRTVSVEDHFLLDPPFNVTLHRTGEAGQLLVSWHARVPTYCGDAMYSVRYSSRGVGETTEEVGKDKYTKHLLDSLVPGEETEVQVSVKCASSPSAGHWRSWSQPVRVMVPQSADDASLMCFTCDLQNVTCQWNGSKYGAGEDYKLFYKFGLSGGWTECLTDGKFTDLCRFHGDESRKIRVKLCSTAAPLTRTFYTQEFTLNKTIKTSPPGYLRGILQEDKLCLKWEAPLPALSAHLQYEVSYRTTAGEVWMMVSLEGPETHTCVEVSTGSQYNVKVRARPDGAVYSGHWSDWSDVLTGHNPTDTGLLLALCIPVLMLITAIFLISTYLSKLKQYFWPPVPNLEKVLQGFLTEIDRQRWDPPLPLKQWSEEATESVVEIISEDGLSGLTEQPEEPTRLLLPPEGPFPSGGQAEGDPGTDVFPDYVTLSKGRVILCPKRNNNTYETVGERVEGLPTCRCSCADGSVCVPPCSASDFQNYSYEPLAEAADRFDRRVTPAREPGNLYTNLPCS from the exons atgcatgaaaaaaaacgcGTGATACCTCAGTCCACCATGAATTCTCCCCGCAGGTGGGAGATGCTCCTTATCATCGTGTGGATTGAAGTGAGTTTTGTGCCTGGAATACTTTGCAAGGACGAAGCTGTCCGTCACCTGTCAAGGAAAG ATGTTTTGCGCCTGAAGGAAGAGCAGGATCCTAAATGTTTCACCCGCACTGGGCGGGATTTCACCTGCTTCTTTGAGGCTGCAGACAACAGGACGTATGATCTGCTCTACAAGGTCAGCAG CATGCCGAGAGAGAATCGGTGCGATGTGTCCGTCCTGCGGCCAGAAGAGGACATTTTCCTCCACGTCTGCTCATTTCCATCCacagatgttttgttgtttgtggaaATGCACCTTGAAGTCGTGGAGCACGACACCAACGCCAGCGTCTGCAGGCGGACTGTCTCTGTGGAGGACCACT TTCTCCTGGATCCCCCTTTCAACGTGACTCTCCACCGAACTGGAGAAGCCGGGCAGCTGCTGGTGTCATGGCACGCGAGGGTCCCGACATACTGTGGAGACGCGATGTACAGTGTTCGATACTCGTCCAGGGGGGTCggagagacgacagaggag GTAGGGAAGGACAAATATACCAAACACTTGCTCGACTCTCTGGTACCAGGGGAGGAGACTGAGGTCCAGGTATCTGTCAAATGTGCATCAAGTCCCAGCGCAGGACACTGGAGAAGCTGGTCACAACCCGTGCGAGTCATGGTTCCCCAGAGTGcag ATGATGCTTCACTCATGTGCTTCACCTGCGACCTGCAAAACGTCACCTGTCAGTGGAACGGGAGCAAATACGGTGCGGGAGAAGACTACAAGCTTTTCTACAAGTTTGGTCTCAG TGGAGGATGGACCGAGTGCCTGACTGATGGGAAGTTCACTGACCTGTGTCGTTTCCATGGAGACGAGTCCAGGAAAATCAGGGTCAAACTCTGCAGCACTGCGGCTCCACTCACCCGAACCTTCTATACTCAAGAGTTCACGCTCAACAAGACCA TCAAAACCTCCCCACCGGGTTATCTGAGAGGAATACTGCAGGAGGACAAGTTGTGCTTGAAATGGGAAGCTCCTCTTCCTGCCCTGTCGGCTCACCTGCAGTATGAAGTCAGCTACAGGACCACAGCTGGGGAAGTGTGGATG ATGGTTTCCCTAGAGGGACCAGAGACCCACACGTGTGTGGAGGTGTCAACAGGCAGCCAGTACAATGTCAAGGTCAGAGCTCGACCTGATGGGGCCGTGTACTCGGGCCACTGGAGCGACTGGTCAGACGTGCTCACCGGTCACAATCCCACAGACACAG GCTTGTTGCTCGCTCTGTGTATCCCCGTCTTGATGCTGATAACTGCGATCTTTCTCATTTCCACGTACCTCAG CAAGCTGAAGCAGTATTTTTGGCCACCGGTGCCAAACCTGGAGAAAGTCTTACAAGGTTTTCTGACAGAGATCGACAGGCAGAGATGG GATCCTCCACTTCCACTGAAGCAGTGGTCCGAGGAAGCCACTGAGTCCGTGGTGGAGATAATATCCGAAGATGGACTTTCAGGTTTGACGGAGCAACCGGAGGAACCCacccggctgctgctgccaccagaAGGACCCTTCCCCAGTGGAGGACAGGCGGAAGGAGACCCCGGGACTGATGTCTTTCCCGACTATGTGACTCTGAGCAAAGGCCGTGTCATTCTTTGCCCAAAGAGAAACAATAACACGTACGAGACGGTCGGGGAGAGAGTCGAGGGTCTCCCAACGTGTCGGTGTTCCTGCGCCGACGGCTCAGTCTGCGTCCCACCTTGCTCGGCCAGTGACTTCCAGAACTATTCCTACGAGCCGCTGGCCGAGGCCGCAGACAGGTTTGACCGCAGGGTCACTCCTGCAAGGGAACCGGGCAACCTCTATACTAATTTACCCTGCAGCTAA